The region CCTGGTCCATCTCGAAGGTCACGCTCTCCACGGCGTTGATCGCGTCCATACCGACGCAACGCTGAAAACACGCGGCCGTCTTCTGGCCCAGCAGCCGCTGCATCTTCACCTTCTTCATCAGGTCGTCGGCGCTCTGATGCAGATGGGTGAAACGGTTGATCTTCCGCCCCGTCAGGTGCGAGGTCGCCGTCATCAGCTCCGCGTGGGCCGGGTCGTGCGCCAGCGAATAAGTCATCTTCACCGCGTTGAGCGACGGACGGATGACGGGATGATCGACCGGATTGGCGACCTTCTCGCCCAGCAGATACAGGTTGAACTTCATCTTGCGCAGACTTTCCTCGTACTGCGCCGCCGTCATGAGCGCCATATCAGCCCTCCTTGCCTATCAGGCCGCGGCCGACCGCGAACGCGCGGCTGTCGTCGGCGTGGAACTTCTCGTCCACCATCGTCAGCAGTTTCTTCAGGACTACATCGGGCGGCAGGATATTGCTCACCGCCGTAAACGCCCCCAGCATAACCACGTTGGTCAGCAACACATTGCCGAGCTCCTTGGCCGCCCTGGTCGCGTTGAGGAAATGGCCGGCAAGCCCTTTCTCCCTGATGACCGCCACGATCTGCTCGGTGCTCGGGTATTCGTCCACCTTAAGGTTGGCGAGAATGGTCGGCACCGGCGCGGTATTGATGATGAACGTGCCCTTCTTGCTCAGCAGGCCTATATAGCGCAACGCCTCCAGCGGCTCGAACCCGAGCAGCACGTCCGCCTGCCCGGCCGGCACCAGCGGCGAGAAAATTTCGCCGTCGGCAATCCGCACGTGGGACAGCACCGAACCGCCCCGCTGGGCCGCGCCCTTCGTCTCCGTATTGACAACGTTATAGCCGGCATCCATCGCGCACTTGGCGACGACCTGGGAAGCGAGAATGTTCCCCTGGCCGCCGACGCCGGCGATCACTAAATCGAACTTCATTTTATGGCCCCCCTCTTGCATACCGATACGCATACGCCGCAGCCGTTGCAGGCGCTCGGCTCGATAACCGCCTTGCCGTCGCTCAGAGTAATGGCCGGGCAGCCGAATGTCCGCACGCACAGGCCGCAGCCGTTGCACACCGCCACATCCACCGCCACCTGCCGCGGCGTATACGAAATCCTGCCCTCGCGGCCGAACTTCAGATAGCACAGCGCCTCGGCGACAACCACCTTTACGCCCGTTTCCGCCGTGGCCTCGGCGATCACCCGGGCCGTCTCCTCCACATTATACGGATTGCAGCGGAACACCTTCGCGCCCATCGCCGCCGCCACCGCGCCCGGCTCGATCGGCGCCACCGGCTGATTGAGATTGTTGGCGCTGCCGGGGTGGGGCTGGAAGCCGGTCATCGCCGTCGTCGAATTGTAGGCGATCACCACCGTGATGTCGGCGCCGTTATAAATGGCGCTCGCCAACCCGGTCAGGCCGTTATGGAAAAAGGTCGAATCGCCGATCAGCGCGTACACCGGCTTGTCGAACCCGGCCTTCTTGATGCCGTAGGCCATCGGAATGGACGACCCCATGCAATAGATGGTCGCCTGCAGATTCATCGGTTCGAAAGTTCCCGCGTCGTGGCAGCCGATATCGCCGGTGACCACGCCGCCGTTCCCGCGCACCA is a window of Selenomonadales bacterium 4137-cl DNA encoding:
- a CDS encoding indolepyruvate oxidoreductase subunit beta: MKFDLVIAGVGGQGNILASQVVAKCAMDAGYNVVNTETKGAAQRGGSVLSHVRIADGEIFSPLVPAGQADVLLGFEPLEALRYIGLLSKKGTFIINTAPVPTILANLKVDEYPSTEQIVAVIREKGLAGHFLNATRAAKELGNVLLTNVVMLGAFTAVSNILPPDVVLKKLLTMVDEKFHADDSRAFAVGRGLIGKEG